In one Pseudomonas sp. SCA2728.1_7 genomic region, the following are encoded:
- a CDS encoding HU family DNA-binding protein, which translates to MNKNDLIEAIASSADLPKSTAGRALEALTTIISTSLQSGENVTLVGFGTFAVKARAARDGRNPQTGATIKIATAKTPSFKAGKSLKDAVN; encoded by the coding sequence ATGAATAAAAACGATCTGATCGAGGCCATAGCGAGCTCCGCTGACCTCCCGAAGTCCACTGCCGGGCGCGCACTGGAAGCCCTCACAACTATCATATCCACTTCGTTGCAAAGCGGTGAGAACGTCACCTTGGTTGGTTTTGGCACCTTCGCGGTAAAAGCACGTGCGGCACGCGACGGCCGTAACCCTCAGACTGGGGCCACCATCAAGATCGCAACGGCCAAGACGCCCAGCTTCAAGGCCGGTAAATCGCTGAAAGATGCGGTGAACTAG
- a CDS encoding LasR-specific antiactivator QslA, with protein sequence MNENYLSIPAADGCPSLLTPWGSEFAPMIERGVQCAQAWLDTPGEIPLWWALAQTRKTFPVGDCQDAFEAGFLLRIQQRLSSAPQPNQS encoded by the coding sequence ATGAACGAAAACTACCTTTCAATTCCCGCTGCGGATGGTTGTCCAAGTCTTTTGACACCTTGGGGCAGCGAGTTTGCCCCGATGATCGAACGTGGCGTGCAATGCGCTCAGGCTTGGCTTGATACGCCCGGCGAGATTCCACTGTGGTGGGCGTTGGCGCAAACCCGCAAGACCTTTCCAGTCGGTGACTGCCAAGATGCTTTTGAAGCTGGATTCCTGTTGAGGATTCAGCAGCGGCTGAGCAGTGCCCCCCAGCCCAATCAAAGCTGA
- a CDS encoding helix-turn-helix transcriptional regulator: MTQDYEQLRLHLSENIRWMRRVKNLTQEQLALMAEVDRTYVSQIERCTGNPSLLVLCKLANILEITTDQLLTEPDMLRSFLHVK; the protein is encoded by the coding sequence ATGACTCAAGACTACGAACAGCTTCGTCTGCATCTGTCGGAAAACATCCGCTGGATGAGACGCGTGAAAAACCTGACCCAAGAGCAACTTGCGCTCATGGCCGAGGTGGATCGCACCTACGTCAGTCAGATCGAACGATGCACGGGCAATCCGTCGCTGTTGGTCCTGTGCAAACTCGCCAATATTCTCGAAATCACCACGGATCAGCTACTTACGGAACCCGATATGTTGCGCAGCTTCCTTCACGTCAAATAA
- a CDS encoding TIGR03756 family integrating conjugative element protein, which translates to MPAACSSITPPKLRPLALSILLACGPSMALDTSSITASVLSPNCLAYRVAGICFWLLCTPFGCTVKTSTKVRHFIPELVVSSYATTGNNPWIEMATLSSPISGAEGGGNLITPNTHRDNLPRFKNVDGIGHPGGWAATQLASQAGYACASGATAFMPYYLSTLDSLAWRHGIPESFYPESLMPGIREIGRQASGNMWGSVYPRQGFLVQPDDFKAAAVMAQRTGDVITRNGQPHVYVPLTPAKRDGYWPPGPIIENDASTHKWQLLSPQVQPTCAIFPSGPIQSADGGYAWSLWRPYSCCKREGQTFLFSIDFEGGAS; encoded by the coding sequence ATGCCTGCTGCCTGCTCTTCAATCACGCCCCCAAAGCTTCGGCCCTTGGCGCTGAGCATCCTGCTGGCGTGCGGCCCAAGCATGGCGCTGGATACCAGCAGCATCACCGCCTCTGTTCTTTCGCCAAATTGCCTCGCCTACAGGGTCGCCGGTATTTGTTTCTGGCTGCTCTGCACGCCCTTCGGCTGCACAGTCAAAACGTCGACCAAGGTGCGTCATTTCATTCCTGAACTGGTGGTCTCGAGCTACGCCACCACTGGCAACAACCCCTGGATCGAAATGGCCACCCTCTCTTCTCCCATCAGCGGTGCGGAAGGTGGCGGCAACCTGATCACGCCGAACACCCACCGTGACAACCTGCCCCGTTTCAAGAACGTCGATGGCATTGGCCACCCCGGTGGCTGGGCCGCCACGCAACTGGCTTCGCAAGCCGGCTATGCCTGCGCCAGCGGTGCGACTGCGTTCATGCCCTACTACCTGAGCACCCTGGATTCACTGGCCTGGCGCCATGGCATCCCAGAAAGTTTCTACCCCGAGTCGCTCATGCCGGGGATCCGTGAAATCGGTCGTCAAGCTTCGGGAAACATGTGGGGCAGCGTCTATCCCCGTCAGGGCTTTCTGGTACAGCCTGACGACTTCAAGGCGGCCGCAGTCATGGCGCAACGGACCGGCGATGTAATCACCCGTAACGGGCAACCGCATGTGTATGTACCGCTCACGCCCGCCAAACGCGACGGCTACTGGCCGCCTGGCCCGATCATTGAAAACGACGCTTCGACTCACAAATGGCAATTGCTCTCCCCCCAGGTTCAGCCGACGTGCGCCATCTTCCCCAGCGGTCCAATCCAGAGCGCGGATGGCGGCTATGCCTGGTCGCTGTGGCGTCCCTATAGCTGCTGCAAACGCGAAGGACAGACCTTCCTGTTCAGCATCGATTTCGAAGGCGGTGCTTCATGA
- a CDS encoding integrating conjugative element protein, protein MSQLRARPSLGVMSLLLCMATHAPATEGDYRLGTQGEVLDDRVMYTLGGGSAVGSPSSFYRPSGLSVGGSWRANMMCGNMSLTNTLQNQLNGATEGFQQIMGSVVQNATQAVMSLPALIIQRANPGLYELLSNGVMQGRIDFDRSKLTCQAMAEKMADKVGQAGWGALAKNQEMQSNLEHTGGDAVAAVKNTETHNGNNGVSWVGGSKAGGNGQTPIRVTADVVRAGYNLLHNRTVDDSASISSSDCLGGAICQTWASPQEESDWAVRVLGESEVATCDTCETLRATAGSGLTPLIQEAYSERLKALQGLLSGSLPPTPDNLAKASSPMLPVTRGVVEALRDDPDQELLARRLASEAALSSVLDKALLLLRTLLAGSHEPNIASAEPAQTALTKNIDALEREIRLLQTELQVRQMLATNTASLVLDRHAGGADASHTVEQGDPEPGRLNDADARHK, encoded by the coding sequence ATGAGTCAGCTTCGCGCGCGACCCTCCTTGGGCGTGATGAGTCTGTTGCTCTGCATGGCCACGCATGCCCCCGCCACCGAGGGCGATTACCGCCTGGGTACTCAAGGCGAAGTGCTCGACGACCGGGTGATGTACACCCTCGGTGGCGGCTCGGCAGTCGGCTCACCGAGTTCGTTCTACCGACCCAGCGGTCTCAGTGTCGGTGGGTCCTGGCGAGCGAACATGATGTGCGGCAACATGAGCCTCACCAATACCCTGCAAAACCAGCTGAACGGTGCCACCGAAGGTTTCCAGCAGATCATGGGCAGCGTCGTACAAAACGCGACCCAAGCGGTGATGTCGCTGCCGGCGTTGATCATCCAGCGCGCCAACCCCGGTCTCTATGAGCTACTGAGTAACGGGGTGATGCAGGGCCGCATCGACTTCGATCGTTCCAAGCTGACCTGTCAAGCCATGGCCGAGAAGATGGCCGACAAGGTCGGTCAAGCCGGCTGGGGTGCGCTGGCCAAAAACCAGGAGATGCAGAGCAATCTGGAGCACACCGGCGGTGATGCAGTGGCCGCGGTGAAAAACACCGAGACCCATAACGGCAACAACGGGGTGTCCTGGGTCGGCGGTTCGAAGGCAGGAGGTAACGGACAGACGCCCATTCGGGTGACCGCCGACGTGGTCCGCGCAGGCTATAACCTGCTGCATAACCGGACGGTGGATGACAGTGCCTCGATCAGTAGCAGTGATTGCCTGGGAGGGGCTATTTGTCAGACCTGGGCTTCGCCCCAAGAGGAGTCCGACTGGGCCGTTCGGGTGTTGGGCGAGAGCGAAGTCGCGACCTGCGACACCTGTGAAACCCTGCGTGCTACCGCTGGCAGCGGATTGACGCCGCTGATCCAGGAGGCCTACAGCGAACGCCTCAAGGCCTTGCAAGGGTTGCTGTCCGGCTCGCTGCCGCCTACCCCTGACAACCTGGCGAAAGCTTCCAGCCCGATGCTGCCGGTGACCCGTGGCGTGGTTGAAGCCCTGCGCGACGATCCCGATCAGGAACTCTTGGCGCGGCGCCTGGCCAGTGAGGCGGCCCTGTCCAGCGTGCTCGACAAGGCACTGCTGCTACTGCGCACGTTGCTGGCGGGCAGTCACGAACCGAACATCGCTTCCGCCGAGCCGGCCCAGACCGCCTTGACGAAAAACATCGACGCCCTGGAGCGTGAAATACGCCTGCTACAAACCGAGCTGCAGGTCCGGCAGATGCTCGCCACCAATACCGCCAGCTTGGTGCTCGACCGGCATGCCGGTGGTGCCGATGCTTCGCATACCGTCGAGCAAGGCGACCCCGAGCCCGGTCGACTCAATGACGCTGACGCCAGGCACAAGTGA
- a CDS encoding conjugal transfer protein TraG N-terminal domain-containing protein — protein sequence MLMSTNSYLEFYLSLLAWIINNGLWSVLSDTGLFAAPFGAIILQEWLSARQQGADEGNKGLLSVPRIENRLWLAYIVVLFGCAPVFPLSLTSMAFDDAASQRCGVSVAKPAETAWGTTFNTIGERSANVPIWWFLVHALSKGVTAAATASIPCAPDIRQMRMEIDSSRIDSQVLLQEVADFTRDCYGYSRSRLFTNRPQLDKAQSHDASWIGSSYFLDTPGYYDTDRSRTPRVSWPYDESRDVSLPRLENGAGYPTCKQWWSDSGVGLRERLIEQVDPSLLTQLKGWLTGRSSNEIEDATLRELVSPRQQSMSMSPGQVYQDYGSSARGGSINQGLNNLTTNTGLALGSFSNFPAMNALRAALPMVQAFLIMGVIISLPLILLVSTYQLKTVMTVTFALFTLHMLTFWWELARWVDSSMLDTLYNQVSASNQVLLSLPTSGFMEGTVTAQVIEYVMGAMFLVLPGLFLVAMSWAGYSIGNSLEGMLGGASKAAHGAAGKGTDQLMGATKKVI from the coding sequence ATGCTCATGAGCACCAACAGTTACCTGGAATTTTACCTCTCTCTACTGGCCTGGATCATCAACAACGGCCTCTGGAGTGTCCTGTCCGACACCGGACTGTTCGCCGCGCCCTTTGGTGCAATCATCTTGCAAGAATGGCTGTCGGCCCGTCAGCAAGGCGCAGATGAAGGCAACAAGGGACTATTGTCGGTACCGCGGATCGAGAACCGGTTGTGGCTGGCCTACATCGTCGTATTGTTCGGCTGCGCGCCGGTCTTTCCGTTGAGCCTCACGTCAATGGCGTTCGATGATGCGGCGAGTCAGCGCTGCGGTGTGAGTGTGGCCAAGCCGGCGGAAACCGCCTGGGGGACGACCTTCAATACTATCGGCGAACGCTCCGCCAACGTACCGATCTGGTGGTTTCTGGTGCATGCCTTGAGCAAAGGTGTGACCGCAGCGGCCACCGCCTCCATCCCTTGCGCACCGGATATCCGGCAGATGCGCATGGAGATCGACAGTTCGCGCATCGATAGCCAGGTACTGCTGCAGGAAGTCGCCGACTTCACCCGCGACTGCTATGGCTATTCCCGTTCTCGGCTATTCACCAACCGTCCGCAGTTGGACAAGGCACAAAGTCATGACGCCTCCTGGATCGGCTCAAGCTATTTTCTCGACACGCCCGGCTACTACGATACGGATCGTTCACGCACACCACGAGTCAGCTGGCCATATGACGAAAGCCGCGATGTTTCCTTGCCGCGGCTGGAGAATGGCGCGGGCTATCCCACCTGCAAGCAGTGGTGGAGCGATAGCGGTGTCGGGTTGCGTGAGCGCTTGATCGAGCAGGTCGATCCTTCGCTGCTGACTCAGCTGAAAGGTTGGTTGACTGGTCGTTCGAGCAACGAGATCGAGGATGCCACCCTGCGTGAGCTGGTCAGCCCGCGCCAGCAATCGATGTCCATGTCGCCCGGACAGGTGTACCAGGACTATGGCTCCAGTGCCCGCGGCGGGTCGATCAATCAGGGGCTCAATAACCTGACCACCAATACCGGGCTGGCACTGGGTTCCTTCAGCAACTTCCCGGCGATGAATGCGCTACGCGCGGCTCTGCCGATGGTGCAGGCTTTCCTGATCATGGGCGTCATCATCAGCTTACCGTTGATCTTGCTGGTCAGTACCTACCAATTGAAGACCGTCATGACGGTGACGTTCGCGCTGTTCACGCTGCACATGCTGACCTTCTGGTGGGAGTTGGCCCGCTGGGTCGACTCCAGTATGCTCGATACCCTATACAATCAGGTTTCGGCTTCCAATCAGGTGCTGTTGTCGCTGCCAACATCCGGGTTTATGGAGGGGACGGTCACGGCACAGGTGATCGAGTACGTGATGGGGGCAATGTTCTTGGTGCTGCCTGGACTGTTTTTGGTCGCCATGAGCTGGGCTGGCTACTCAATCGGCAACAGCCTTGAGGGGATGCTAGGTGGTGCAAGCAAAGCCGCGCATGGTGCAGCGGGTAAAGGAACAGATCAGTTGATGGGTGCTACGAAGAAGGTTATCTGA
- a CDS encoding DUF3742 family protein, translated as MPIQQPVQSSRAHRWAYACGLSVKRGYRKLKTFESRVVEHVETAGMPAGKFLVRGSFLIAKLAMIGGLLFIGFWLVASVVVVIAVIALLQSKAVIETDLEDDNPGPDYLGANSYLGNYDDNGHYIGHFKSSDDVR; from the coding sequence ATGCCGATTCAGCAACCTGTTCAGAGTTCACGTGCCCACCGCTGGGCGTATGCCTGTGGTCTGTCGGTGAAGCGTGGTTACCGTAAACTGAAAACGTTTGAATCCCGTGTGGTTGAGCATGTGGAGACCGCAGGTATGCCCGCAGGTAAATTTCTTGTTCGCGGGAGTTTTTTGATTGCCAAACTGGCAATGATCGGAGGGCTGCTCTTTATCGGCTTCTGGCTGGTCGCTTCTGTTGTTGTGGTGATCGCTGTGATTGCCCTTCTGCAGTCCAAGGCGGTCATTGAGACGGATCTTGAAGATGACAATCCAGGTCCTGACTACCTTGGGGCTAACTCCTATCTTGGCAACTACGATGACAATGGCCACTACATAGGTCATTTCAAATCATCTGATGACGTCAGATAA
- a CDS encoding DUF3085 domain-containing protein, whose protein sequence is MLQFAGVELRAVLSEALANDCRIILVKDHGVYLMSEVGETTPNGSRKVLVYAIGCNPDLDEFEQWWNVAISELGGDDFSEYLDVNDDLLTELLETGDDLIIHATDTHLYLEVLKPKTGIR, encoded by the coding sequence ATGCTGCAATTTGCTGGCGTTGAACTACGGGCCGTCTTGTCCGAAGCCCTAGCAAACGATTGTCGAATCATTCTGGTCAAGGATCATGGGGTGTACCTCATGTCCGAAGTCGGCGAGACAACTCCCAACGGCAGTCGCAAGGTCCTTGTTTATGCGATTGGCTGCAACCCGGACCTCGATGAGTTCGAGCAATGGTGGAACGTCGCCATCAGCGAATTAGGAGGAGACGACTTTAGCGAGTACTTGGACGTCAATGATGACCTGCTGACCGAGCTATTGGAGACAGGTGATGACTTGATCATTCACGCGACCGACACGCACCTTTACTTGGAAGTATTGAAACCAAAAACGGGCATTCGATAA
- a CDS encoding zincin-like metallopeptidase domain-containing protein, with the protein MRDIYQDVTDKIVTALDQGVAPWIKPWSSSGSTYIGHQPYPINAITRRPYSGINLPLLWAEARLQGFTQDRWLTFNQAKNAGGHIRKGEHSTLAVLYKPMEREEQTESGQPVLDENGQPKVAHFGILRTHFLFNIEQTEGLEALNETELETEQSDPFQANSVAEKLLLSSGAHIILRPADEAFYHPIRDLIQLPTKAQFHDEGGYYATALHELTHWTGHHSRLQREGVKSPCPFGSPGYAFEELIAEMGAAFLCAYAGIQGELRHEGYIDSWLSLLKADKRAIFRASGHARSASEYVLNLEQQLKQMVMDDSRCMNDGV; encoded by the coding sequence ATGCGCGATATCTACCAAGACGTGACTGACAAGATCGTTACCGCGTTAGACCAAGGCGTTGCTCCCTGGATCAAACCCTGGTCCTCAAGTGGCTCCACTTACATCGGCCATCAACCCTACCCCATCAACGCCATCACACGACGTCCGTATTCAGGCATCAATTTGCCGCTGCTCTGGGCCGAGGCCAGGTTGCAGGGGTTCACTCAAGATCGTTGGCTGACCTTCAACCAGGCCAAAAACGCCGGTGGGCACATTCGTAAGGGTGAGCACAGCACCCTGGCGGTGCTCTACAAGCCGATGGAGCGCGAGGAACAGACCGAGTCAGGCCAACCCGTACTCGATGAAAACGGTCAGCCCAAGGTCGCTCACTTCGGTATTCTCAGGACACATTTTCTGTTCAACATCGAGCAAACGGAGGGGCTCGAAGCGCTCAATGAAACCGAGCTCGAGACGGAACAGAGTGATCCCTTCCAGGCCAACAGCGTTGCGGAAAAGCTGCTGTTAAGTTCAGGCGCACACATCATTCTTCGGCCTGCCGACGAAGCCTTTTACCACCCGATCAGGGATCTCATCCAGCTGCCGACAAAAGCACAATTTCACGACGAAGGTGGGTACTACGCCACCGCACTCCACGAGCTGACGCACTGGACCGGACACCACTCTCGATTGCAGCGCGAGGGCGTGAAGTCTCCTTGTCCATTCGGCTCGCCAGGCTATGCATTTGAGGAGCTGATCGCCGAAATGGGTGCCGCTTTTTTATGTGCCTACGCCGGTATACAGGGAGAGTTGCGACACGAGGGCTACATCGACTCCTGGCTCAGCCTGCTCAAGGCTGACAAACGCGCGATCTTTCGCGCCAGTGGTCACGCCCGAAGCGCGTCGGAGTATGTGCTCAACCTGGAGCAGCAACTGAAGCAGATGGTAATGGATGACTCACGATGCATGAACGATGGAGTTTGA
- the mobH gene encoding MobH family relaxase, protein MLNLFRHKRQKPTPPPTVSVSVAEGYLPVESALSLLAAEHRRQLLDRIWQYTALSQAQFTQLYLNPIHRYAQQVQQLPASETHHHAYLGGMLDHGLELVACSLKLRQSYLLPTGAAPEDQAAQTDAWSAGIAYGALLHDIGKIAVDLQVERQDGRPWHPWHGPLDQPYRFRYVKDRDYHLHGAAAGLLYTQILDRSILDWLNGFPSLWASLLYVLAGQYERAGVLGELVIQADRVSTAQNIGGNPSKALQAPIHSLQHHLISGLRHLVQHELKLNQPGAAGWLTQDALWLVSKTVTDKLRAYLLSQSIEGIPSSNIAVFDELQSHGLVESTPEGKAIWTALVVQGSWQQSFTFLRLPPALIWGSEHRPEAFSGTVNVDAEIQPTTAPAPASPSTSEAGSTGPTQSHSPPAPLAMEDADYLGTLLDMFELEEPEVSDTSSAGTLEISNTSSDNPGQAFLNWVKEGIQSHKLIINDSKAKVHIVDGTLLLVTPGIFQRYAQEFPGIASGANAGSEEWRWIQKRFEQLNLHRKRKSGLNIWCCQVKGPRRKTKLKGYLLTKPELLISPLPVNNPFLTIKTEEEL, encoded by the coding sequence ATGCTCAATCTGTTTCGCCACAAAAGGCAGAAGCCCACTCCGCCACCGACCGTGAGCGTGAGCGTCGCCGAAGGTTACCTGCCCGTCGAGTCGGCCCTCAGTTTGTTAGCTGCGGAGCACCGCCGTCAGTTGCTCGATCGGATTTGGCAGTACACCGCCCTCTCTCAAGCGCAATTCACCCAGCTCTATTTAAACCCGATCCATCGCTACGCCCAACAGGTCCAGCAACTTCCAGCCAGCGAGACACACCACCATGCGTATCTCGGCGGTATGCTCGACCATGGCCTAGAGCTGGTCGCTTGCAGTTTGAAACTGCGTCAGTCGTATCTACTTCCCACCGGCGCCGCGCCCGAAGATCAAGCCGCCCAGACCGATGCCTGGTCGGCGGGTATTGCTTATGGCGCCCTGCTGCATGATATAGGCAAGATCGCCGTGGACCTGCAGGTCGAACGCCAGGATGGCCGTCCTTGGCATCCTTGGCACGGTCCCCTGGATCAGCCCTACCGTTTTCGCTATGTCAAAGATCGCGACTACCACCTGCACGGCGCCGCTGCGGGTTTGCTCTACACCCAGATTCTCGACCGCTCCATCCTCGACTGGCTCAATGGGTTTCCTTCACTCTGGGCCAGCCTGCTGTATGTCTTGGCCGGCCAATACGAGCGCGCCGGCGTGTTGGGAGAACTGGTGATTCAAGCAGACCGCGTCTCCACCGCGCAAAACATCGGCGGCAACCCAAGCAAGGCGCTGCAGGCTCCGATCCATTCGCTGCAACATCACTTGATCAGCGGACTGCGTCACCTGGTTCAGCACGAGCTGAAACTCAACCAGCCGGGTGCCGCGGGCTGGCTGACCCAGGACGCCCTATGGCTCGTCAGCAAGACGGTCACGGATAAGCTGCGAGCTTACCTGCTGTCGCAATCGATTGAAGGTATTCCTTCATCCAACATCGCCGTGTTCGACGAACTGCAATCGCATGGACTGGTCGAGTCCACCCCGGAAGGCAAAGCTATCTGGACCGCGCTCGTCGTCCAGGGAAGCTGGCAGCAGAGCTTTACCTTTCTGCGCCTTCCACCGGCGTTGATTTGGGGGAGCGAACACCGGCCCGAGGCTTTCAGCGGAACGGTGAATGTGGATGCTGAAATCCAGCCGACAACAGCACCAGCACCAGCATCACCATCCACCTCCGAAGCTGGCAGTACAGGACCAACTCAGAGTCACTCGCCGCCTGCCCCGCTGGCGATGGAAGATGCCGACTATCTCGGAACGTTGCTGGATATGTTCGAGCTGGAAGAGCCTGAGGTCAGTGACACATCGTCAGCAGGCACTCTGGAAATATCAAATACTTCTTCGGATAACCCTGGTCAGGCATTTCTGAATTGGGTCAAGGAAGGCATCCAGAGTCACAAGCTGATCATCAATGACAGCAAGGCCAAGGTGCACATCGTTGACGGCACGTTACTCCTAGTCACACCAGGGATTTTTCAGCGTTATGCTCAGGAGTTTCCGGGCATTGCCTCGGGTGCAAACGCGGGCAGCGAGGAGTGGCGCTGGATCCAGAAGCGATTTGAACAGTTAAACTTACATAGGAAGCGAAAAAGCGGTTTGAACATTTGGTGTTGCCAAGTTAAAGGACCGAGAAGAAAGACAAAGCTCAAAGGATATCTCTTAACAAAACCTGAACTTCTGATTTCACCTCTCCCAGTGAACAACCCTTTCTTAACGATTAAGACAGAGGAGGAACTCTAG
- a CDS encoding DNA phosphorothioation-associated DGQHR protein 1 encodes MSILDKRSIIRPAIRIEQPLGTFFAFSLRADLLNEITYSLPAEIRGRLDEEQADSKGGYSIFGSQRVEKKTRLQEIASFIQTTDATFPNAIILAANYSKDGLYVEDESQQWKVEDRGEGFWALSIPLDALSHASIIDGQHRLHAFQHLPKSAPQREMELLCVVFLELPTPFHAYVFATINFNQKKVDRGLAYELFGFDVDERPVSLWSPETLAVYLTRLLNTDATSPFYESIFSTADTTALLATKKDARGSVGVSVATIVDGVLRLISKNPQEDRNTVRKSDNKNLGRKALAGYSDLPLRTLYLEGNDKGIYEIVCNFFHAVTSTIWKGAGEGSYLRKTVGVQALFDVLRILTMRRPISAGNFSIEALTRLLEPCAGMDLNGDKYQASGIGRSEIRRDLVNGLGL; translated from the coding sequence ATGAGTATTCTGGATAAACGTAGCATCATTCGTCCCGCTATCCGTATTGAGCAGCCGTTAGGAACCTTTTTCGCCTTTTCCTTGCGCGCTGATCTCCTGAATGAGATTACTTATTCTTTGCCTGCCGAGATCAGGGGGCGATTAGACGAAGAGCAGGCTGATTCGAAGGGGGGGTATTCAATTTTTGGCTCCCAGCGAGTAGAAAAAAAGACTCGGCTTCAAGAAATCGCGTCATTCATCCAGACAACCGACGCGACGTTTCCGAATGCGATTATTCTTGCGGCTAACTATTCGAAAGACGGGCTTTATGTAGAGGATGAATCTCAGCAATGGAAAGTTGAAGATCGAGGCGAAGGCTTTTGGGCGCTATCAATACCTCTTGATGCTCTTTCTCACGCATCTATTATCGACGGTCAGCACAGGCTTCATGCGTTTCAACATCTTCCGAAGTCCGCGCCTCAGCGTGAAATGGAATTGTTATGTGTTGTTTTCTTAGAGTTACCTACACCATTCCATGCCTACGTCTTTGCGACTATAAATTTTAATCAAAAAAAGGTAGATAGAGGTCTGGCGTACGAATTGTTTGGGTTTGATGTTGATGAACGTCCCGTAAGCCTTTGGTCGCCAGAGACGCTCGCTGTTTATTTAACTCGACTTCTCAACACAGATGCAACCTCGCCCTTTTATGAGTCTATTTTTTCAACCGCAGACACTACGGCTTTGCTTGCAACTAAAAAAGATGCTCGTGGTTCAGTCGGTGTGTCAGTGGCCACCATTGTCGACGGTGTTCTTCGGCTTATCTCTAAGAATCCTCAAGAAGATAGAAACACAGTTAGGAAGTCCGATAATAAAAATCTAGGCAGAAAAGCGCTCGCAGGGTACTCGGACTTACCATTAAGAACTCTCTACCTTGAGGGGAATGATAAAGGTATCTATGAGATTGTATGTAATTTTTTTCATGCAGTCACCAGTACTATTTGGAAAGGGGCAGGAGAAGGATCTTATCTGAGAAAAACAGTAGGAGTTCAAGCGCTGTTTGACGTTTTACGAATCCTTACGATGAGGCGCCCAATTTCGGCTGGAAATTTTTCAATAGAAGCGCTTACTCGGCTGCTAGAGCCATGCGCAGGAATGGATTTGAATGGCGATAAATATCAAGCGTCGGGAATTGGTCGCTCTGAAATTCGTAGAGATTTAGTGAATGGTCTAGGGCTTTAA
- the dndB gene encoding DNA sulfur modification protein DndB: MTSLTADYCYSFPAVRGMQAGRPFYIATCPLRIIPKIFSFDESEVPPELRAQRIINKARIPEMVRYLLDNPKDYVFSALTASIAVDVEFEEHTGSYNLGTLRVPMDAQILINDGQHRRKAIEEALQERPELGQDNIPVLFFVDEGLRRSQQMFADLNKYAVKPSPSLATLYDHRDPESELARSLATTICPFIGLTEMERSSVAVRSNKLFTLSSIKQATRALLSKGNRDSYSETESVLAKTYWEAVYQCMPDWQMAMKKEVSPTQLRLEYIHAHGVGLHALGLLGKHLILACPDTWKNKLQDLRSIDWSKTNPEWLRRTMSHGKLSKSTISIQLTCNALKKALKLPLTPDEAVLEQQVLPQ; the protein is encoded by the coding sequence ATGACCTCACTTACCGCTGATTATTGCTATTCCTTCCCCGCTGTCAGGGGTATGCAAGCAGGCAGGCCTTTTTACATTGCGACCTGCCCGTTGAGGATCATTCCTAAAATTTTTAGTTTTGATGAGTCTGAGGTTCCGCCCGAGCTGCGAGCTCAGCGCATCATCAACAAAGCACGAATCCCAGAAATGGTACGATATTTGCTTGATAATCCAAAGGACTACGTCTTTTCAGCGCTAACAGCGTCGATCGCTGTTGACGTGGAGTTTGAGGAACACACTGGCTCGTATAACTTAGGCACCCTTAGGGTTCCCATGGACGCACAAATCCTCATCAATGATGGTCAGCATCGCCGAAAAGCCATAGAAGAAGCTCTTCAAGAACGGCCCGAGCTAGGGCAGGACAATATACCGGTTCTTTTTTTCGTCGATGAAGGACTTAGACGCAGTCAGCAAATGTTTGCTGACCTCAATAAATACGCCGTCAAGCCCAGTCCATCACTGGCCACGCTATACGACCATAGAGATCCTGAGTCAGAACTCGCCCGTAGTCTGGCAACAACGATATGCCCGTTCATTGGCCTGACGGAGATGGAGAGATCCAGTGTGGCTGTCAGATCCAATAAATTGTTCACCTTGAGCAGTATTAAACAGGCCACTCGCGCCCTGTTGAGTAAAGGCAACCGTGACAGCTACAGCGAAACAGAGTCGGTCTTAGCTAAAACGTACTGGGAAGCTGTATACCAGTGCATGCCAGATTGGCAAATGGCAATGAAAAAGGAAGTATCACCCACTCAACTGCGCTTAGAGTATATTCATGCGCATGGCGTTGGCTTGCACGCACTTGGACTCCTCGGCAAGCACTTAATTCTCGCTTGCCCTGACACCTGGAAAAACAAACTTCAGGATCTTAGAAGTATAGACTGGAGCAAAACCAATCCCGAGTGGCTGCGTCGCACTATGTCCCATGGAAAACTGAGCAAATCGACAATTTCCATTCAATTAACATGCAACGCTCTTAAAAAGGCGTTGAAGCTTCCTCTAACGCCCGATGAAGCCGTACTGGAACAGCAGGTTTTACCGCAATGA